In Leptodesmis sichuanensis A121, the following are encoded in one genomic region:
- a CDS encoding nuclear transport factor 2 family protein has protein sequence MTTVTLSTEAIQAVVQDYFAATRSMDGEAWVATFAPDGVCYDPASPPLHGHTALRGFFQQITGLFDRVGLQEEFMSIQGNEVAVKWIGRGVSKNGREVTFAGIDIFEINDQGKIQVVKGYWDPVAMMAAL, from the coding sequence ATGACAACCGTAACTCTTTCGACAGAAGCAATTCAGGCGGTAGTGCAAGATTATTTTGCAGCCACGCGATCGATGGATGGGGAGGCATGGGTTGCGACGTTTGCGCCCGATGGGGTATGTTATGACCCGGCGAGTCCACCGTTACATGGGCATACAGCATTACGCGGCTTCTTTCAACAAATTACCGGACTGTTCGACCGGGTAGGACTGCAGGAAGAATTTATGTCTATCCAGGGAAACGAGGTAGCGGTGAAGTGGATAGGTCGGGGCGTGAGCAAAAATGGTCGAGAGGTCACGTTTGCAGGCATTGACATCTTTGAGATTAATGACCAGGGCAAGATTCAGGTTGTCAAAGGCTATTGGGATCCGGTGGCAATGATGGCAGCGCTATGA